From a region of the Drosophila ananassae strain 14024-0371.13 chromosome XL, ASM1763931v2, whole genome shotgun sequence genome:
- the LOC6503829 gene encoding uncharacterized protein LOC6503829 — MTTRHFALGLLALFSVLLWARAEKPYSVELNSFDKDPMIDNQEKWVDWGTLRMKKVGRNEFVVAGDFEFKLNMGDEQKIALRVFVYDSAAKQKGPLVMNVNKPFCQFINEDKDTYPEIQKSSNLPEQGSCPFPKGQYKIENYEMETNFLPDDAPKGDYIIELSLQDREIPVAGLVAIVTLT; from the exons ATGACAACGCGTCATTTTGCCCTCGGGCTGTTGGCCCTCTTCTCCGTTCTTCTCTGGGCGAGAGCCGAGAAGCCCTACAGTGTGGAGCTAAACTCCTTCGACAAGGACCCGATGATCGACAACCAGGAGAAGTGGGTGGACTGGGGGACTCTGCGGATGAAGAAGGTGGGACGCAACGAGTTCGTGGTGGCCGGAGACTTTGAGTTCAAGCTGAACATGGGCGATGAGCAGAAA ATAGCCTTGCGGGTTTTCGTCTACGATTCGGCGGCTAAGCAGAAGGGTCCTCTGGTAATGAATGTGAACAAGCCCTTCTGCCAGTTCATAAATGAGGACAAGGACACCTATCCCGAGATTCAGAAGTCCTCGAACTTGCCCGAGCAGGGCAGTTGTCCTTTTCCGAAGGGGCAGTACAAGATCGAAAATTACGAAATGGAGACCAACTTCCTGCCCGACGACGCCCCCAAAGGCGACTACATTATCGAGCTGAGTCTGCAGGATCGGGAGATCCCTGTGGCAGGACTCGTGGCAATAGTAACCCTCACCTAG
- the LOC26514577 gene encoding uncharacterized protein LOC26514577, with protein sequence MTADHMILLQFSMHCFKIIFIYCICVNVLEHLVQRVQDS encoded by the coding sequence ATGACCGCTGACCACATGATCCTGCTGCAGTTCAGCATGCACTGCTTCAAGATCATCTTCATCTACTGCATCTGCGTGAATGTCCTGGAGCATCTCGTGCAGAGGGTGCAGGATAGCTGA